From Solea senegalensis isolate Sse05_10M linkage group LG16, IFAPA_SoseM_1, whole genome shotgun sequence:
CTTTATCTGATGGCTTCAGATGAGCACAACAACATAGACGCTGCCTCTGCATATGAAAACGAATGACTGCTAAAGTTACCTGAAGCCTGTAATGAGTCCTGTTGCTTGGGTTGCTGGGATATGGCTCGTTGCCTTGGACCTCCACCTGTCACACAAAGGGGTGAAAACTGAGCGTAACTGGAACAACTTTGCATTCAAAACAAGTCCATATTCTTACATCAAATTGTATTAAACATAAAATTACACATTATGAGCATCTGCTGACACTACATTGAACATGCCAAGTGTGTTAATACAGACTTATGGgcaaaaagacacaaatctaACACTAAATATAgagtgtatataatataatataatatactatatataacctgaattcttttttataaaaacaaaaaaacagcacagtgtTTAATATATCAACAGTGGTCTTTTTACTGTATCCATCACTGCACAACAGATAGTTTCACTGCTGTTGATAACATGGCTAGTGGTAATAAATCACAGGATGTATTATTTCTTCAAAACACCACATTATACAGACAGCAAAATTAGTGTTTCCACCTAAATGTGATATGAAACCAAGTATTTTAAATAGGACACAGACCAACTTCTTTCTAATGTGCATATATGCACATTAGAAAGAAGTTGGTCTGTGTCCCATTTAAAATACTTGGTCTCAGATcacatataaaaatatatatcctTGCTTCAAAGTGTATTACACCTTCCCACAGTATATTTCAACACACAGTGGGGTAAATATTGAGACTTTAAACAATAACTCTTGGCATGAACCAGCAAAAAGCACATGAGACTGAAAGGAAAAATACTCAGAGCATAACAAACCTTTCTATATACCACAACAAATGTCAGTTTACGAACACTAATACAACACGTTTGTGTTCAGGTAGGTTCCAAATCAATGTTGTCCTAATTTGTCCCAGTGTGAGGCAAGATCCAAAATGTGCATCACAGCTGTGCAAGACAAGCCCAGAGTATTAAAGAGTACCTTTGTAGATCTCTGACATTACATTAATGAGCTACAACACACACTTCTTCATATCATATAATATGTTGGTGCTGATTAAATTTATGGAACAGCTTTcccagtaaaaagaaaaaacccaaaacactaTATTGGGAGGTTTCACAATTGAGTGACTTTTAACAGCTATACAACCCCAATCCATTCattgtgttcactgtgtgtgcgcgcgcgtatTCAATAGGTGACATTAACCAAAATGAATAACAAGTAAAGTATTTATTCTTACGTCTTGCTTTGTATTTTTGAGTGATGTTTTACACAATTTTAAGACCACAGTGAACTTAATTGACAGAGCAAAAATCAAATACACCTGACAAAAATTTGAAACCAACTATACATTCTGAGCAGCCCTTTTCCTTTGTCATGCATATAgaaatgtacacatatacatggaCATGTACTGAACCATTTTTCACTCAAATTAAAACTAAGCACTTTTTTCATTACTTTATTCAACAGTAACTAGGTTACCTTTTTCAcacactcttcctcctcttgacGCTTCTCGTAGTGAGAAAAGTCATCGAAGATGGAAGTGGTGTGTTTAAATCCAGCGATGATCTTTAGCACCTGTCTGGCCTTATCCAGTGGTACCTCCTGTGTGTCCCGAGAGTTGGTCACTGGCTTGTTTTCGTTGTTCTCCAGTCGAATGTGCCTCAGCTGACTGTTGGGAACGTCCTTAACAAAGATCCAGCGCACATCAAAACGACCCTTCCACTTGTCCTGTGACCACACGCCAGCAGACGTGTTGTAGTCCACGGGTGAACGCATCTCTGCGACACCACAGAAGTGACCACTCCCATTGACACTGAAAAGGAGATAGAGAGGCCCTTTGCCACCCAATGAACGGTAGGCTGCATCAAGCCTCTTGTTGCCGTGCTCCGTGCTGCACCAGATGTTATACTTGATGGAGCGGTGGATGTCATCCTCTGAGTAGCTCTTGATGATAAACACCCTGCCCTGCTTGGGATTCCAGTCAAAGTCCTTGGGGTTATAATTGTTGACCATACGCAATTTCTCTAGGACAGGGTGAGGCTCAGAGGGAACCCCAGGAACAACACCCACACCAGAAGAAGAGGGAGGTGACTGGCCTGTACCACTCCCACCAGCATCCCCAAAACCATTGGCCCTGTTCCGTGGAGGAACCCAACGAGTAGGTTGAGAGGGTTGCTGTTGAGTTGGAGGAGGGGGACCCTGGGAGAGCGGAGGCTGGGGCACTGAAACCATACCTGGCTGCCCACCGGGTGGAAGCTGATGCTGCCCCATCTGAGAAACAGGCGTTACCAGTTGTCCATTGCTGAGGGGCATTTGTGGATGTCCTGCAGCCGTAGCTCCGGGCTGTGGAGAAGCCTGACTGGGTGGCTGCCCATTGCTGGGAATAGGGGGCACCTGCTGAGGGGTGGCGGCTTTAGGCATGGTACCCTTGTTGTCCCAAGTGCCAATGTCCATATTGTGTTTAATGGGTGGAGGAGGCAAATTGGCACCAGCCATACCACCCTTGGTTTTCAGCTTGGGTTGAGGCTTGGCCGGCTTGCTGGCAATGTCGGCCCAGGAAGCAGGCTTGGCAGGGGCAATTGAGACAGGAGGCATGCTAGGAGGTCCTACAGATGATACAGGGCCGAGCGGACCCCCACCTGGCAAACCAGAGCCAACAACTTTAGGAGCCATGTCCCCGTTACCACCAGGTGCAGCACTGCTGATCTTAAGCCCTGCCATACCCTGGTCAAGGCTGTTCATACCAGGCGCCTTGTTGAGCGGCTCATTGGCAGCAGGTGCAAATGGGGACTGTCCATCGATCATGGCACCTCCAAGGGAACTAGGAGCATAGGCatagctgctgctgtagccagaGCTCTGCGGTGTCCCCGACTGTCCCTGAGAGCTGTTATTGCCCCAAGCCGAGAAGTCGATACCACTGGGGAAGAAGTTGAAGCCGTGCTGGCCCAGGAAAGGATTGCTCCCCAGGGGGCCTGGTTGGCCAAACATAGCGTCCGGGAGGTAGTGGGGCTCCCCATTGCTCAGCTGTCCATAGGAGGCCAGGTACGGCATAGGAGGGTCCCCACCTGAGGACCATGCTGCCTCATTCAGGGAGTAGGAAAATCCTATGGAGGGGCTGTAGTAGCTGGGCATGTAGGAGTCCGACATGGCCGTATAGGCATTgctctaaaatagaaaaatagatgTTTTAATGACAAGATTGTGAGAAGAGAAAATTCAACAAAATTCAACAAAATCCAGTTTGATATGTATGTCTTTTTCTTGAGCTCCAAAAGTCAGACCAACATAAGTTAGTTTACCATCATTCAATCATCAATTACAATATGATAGTTATCAGCATCACATTTCCCTCCTCTTTTCCCCTCtgatctgaaataaataaatatatgcgTGTTTGATCTAACGGTccagacatgtaaacaaactgggGATTTTAAGACAACTGTTATCCTCAGGGACTGTAGTGTCACTGTGGGGAACTAAGCACTCTTGATGgaggtttgtgtttgctttctCTAATCACtgacttcatttatttgtgGAAGAAAAGCTTCAATTTACATATATGACAACTTCAAAAAGCACAATCAACACCATCTTCATATAGAAAGGCAACTAGTGAAATCCAGCTAAAAGAAGTTGGTCAAACataaattaaaagtgaatcaacTGTTAAGGAGCACTTGTGGGCAAACACCTGCTAGTAAAAGCTTACCTGTCTGGCCTGAGTATTCAGGTAAGGCTCAAACTCATCGTCATTCAAAGTATCCTTTTGTGTTACAGCTCCGTTTTGCactgcaaagagagagagagacacactggcattaacaaaaaagaaacatgtttgtgtgagataTTGTGTGGCACATACATCCTGTCATATTAGCATCATCACTACTTGTTACGCAACAAAGCCACTCCCTGCAATTATTTATGAGTCTCACAGGAAAAGCAATTAAGCAGAGAATGACAGTAACTGAACAAAATGCTTCAGATTACACAGCATTAAGTTACACAATGATGAATCAGTCCTAATGAAAGATAAGGTGCACCAAACAATCCTTAACAGTTAGTAAAACAAAAGCCTTAATATATTTCCCAAAACAACCAAATTTAACAGTATTGTTACCATTCAGAGCAGACATGTATACAGTTAAGATTGTTCAgagcacaaaataaatataatgttcTAACCTACATACaaatacagcacatacagtaatcttaattatatatttgtacatggAGTAGACAAGAAACTGAAATCAGCATGATGCTTAATTATTGATCATCAAATCTCTCCATAGACTGTATATCAAAGTTTCAAGATGCAATTCATATTGGTGTCACTCTTGTCACTATGTTGGTAAACCTAAGAGACTTATTAAACTTTTATTACTTGTGATGATTGAGGGGTAAGGACGACGACCCTAAGTAATAACTAAGACCACTCTACTGATGGGGGGATCAGTAGAGTGGTCTTAGTTATTACTTAGGGTGCTGTGTGTATTAGATGAACCAGATTCGGAGGGAGCTTTTAAGAGACTGACTAAAAATCACACCCGGTTCGGTAAAACCACGATACCAACAGTACAGGCAGAGTAGCATGGTGACCGGAACGTGTGAGGCCCATTTGGACACAGGAAAAGCATGTCGGAAGACGTGTCATTTTGGGTTATGTTAGCAACGAGCTAACGTTAGCGCGCTAGCAGTGTGGTTAGCTACATGCAGTGAGTGCGCAGCGTCTCCGCGTTAACGAGCGCCAATAGTCCTTTCAACATGACGGAGCTGGCTAACCACTAGCCAAGTAATCAGCGTGTTGGGATTGCACCTGTAGCACCAAAAACACCGCACACATGCTTTACAATTAATTTCAGAGAATGTAGGCATATACTCTAGCTTATGTCGCTGCAATAAACAGCGCAACAAGTACGACCAGAGAATTATGCTCTTGTGCATCATGTTGCCATTTAACGTTGTTAGCAAATGAAGGAATAGCTTATGCTAACTGTGGAGGACCTCACgagtacaatttcagtcaatAACAAAAAGCTCACAGGCGGCGGGCAGCGGCCCCGCGCACCCTCTTGTAAagcaacatttcattttattgttctttGACATGACAAAGAGCAGAATTCTTAGCAACTTCACGCAGACGGGCCTAATTGTCAAGACGCTGAGAGACGGGCTATAGCATCCGCGCACGCAAGATTTTCAAAGCGCACCGCACGTAAAAAAAGATCCGCATTCAGACAACCCGAGTGCACAGTGCGAGACAATGTGTGTTCTTACCTTTATTAGCTTGGCCTTTCGGTCTCTGGATTGGGTCCAGGTGATTCATGAAGGTTTGATTTatgagaagagaggagggggaaaaaatagatGAGGAGATATATTTTCAGCAGTCACTTAGTTCCTTTAGCAGGTGGTCAGGCCTACTGCACAACTGAGCCACAGCCGCTGCCTCTGAGCTAAGCTATTCCCGCTAGCCGTCGCGATGCTGAGAAACGGCCCTCGTAAATGTTCAGAAAATACCTCTCTTTACCTGTTCGAGAAGGCTGCTGGCTGACATGTCTTTCCCCCTGTGGCCTATATAACTGTATTTGCTTCTAAATAAAAGTGGCAGGGTGCGAAATTGGACTACCTATTGAAGAGTTCCAGCCAAGCGCCCCTATCTCCCTACAGAGCCTGGTTTCTACACAATGGCGGGCTGCAGTTTGCTTGACAGACTCTTCAACATGGCTGGGCGGCCTCGTCAACCCACGATGGCCTTTATTTACAGCGGACACGCGCCCCCCAGTGGCGCGGAGGAGCAACGTATTACACACTGCAACCACTGCAACTCACACTTTCCTCTTACAGCACTCAGAACCAAACATTGGCATGGTACCAGGGTGAAGTAACTGAGGGGagttttatatatttaactttttcataaatccccacacacacacacacacagagcactcaTCAAATACAATCTCTCAAAGTCATTTATTTCTCACTAAATAGatctattttttgttgttgttgtttttgtcttcacatATCCCCTACATCACTTTGAATACCCCAGTGTGGAAATCACTGCCCTATTGTATCTGCCATATTCATtgattctctggtttcctcccacggtccaaacacatgcagatttgtggattaggcaaattggacactaaattgaaagcaggtgagatggatggttgtttgtctctatgtggcccagTGACTGGTGACCAGTCCAGGTTATACATCGCctctcagctgggattggcaccagtgtcaTGTTTGACCCTCATATGATACCAGGACCTGCAAATATTGTGATCTGGCAGAGGTTTAGGGTGATTAGATGTCTTTTTCAGGAATTcgagttaaaaacacatttccacattttgtgttcccaccaGCTACACAGCAGGCTTCTGCCCAGAAAGACTCCGCCATCgccttcctttgatctgtaaTGTGGGTTACCGCAGAAACGATAGTAGTGGCCAAAAGTATGTTTGCACTAATAGCGCGTAGCAGGCCGCAGCAGAAATGTGATGGCGAAATGAAAGGAAACAAGACACCACCCTCACCTTCCTTTGATCTTTATGCAGGTTCCCCAGCAACTGTCTTTGTTAAAGAACACACCAGTGTCAAAGTCAGTGTCGACTTGTGtggttttttaaaatgattattattactatttgtCTATGTCTTTTGCCCTTTGTTAGTTGGACATTCATGTGGACAGCAAAGAAAGAATTTCATTGcacagagaaacatgttttcttactGTACTCGTGAAAATATTGAATCTTGAATCCTCAAACCCATGAGTTAGAATTTGCTGAGGTTGGCTGACAATGGAGGTGGCCTTCTCTCTTGCTATCTGGACCTTGCTGCCTTTTTGTCTTAGGTAACTCACTAAATGTTTGTTCTTAGTTAATGTTTTGtgcagaaataaagaaataattaagGTTATTATATGTCTCTCTTCTAAAATATTCTATGcaagaaatgatttaaaaaaaattaatgctGAAATAGAAAATGTCGgagaaatgaataaacaataggGAGGAAGTACATCAAGTGGTTTCAGTGTTATGGCTGGTTGGTATGCAGCTAGgtatgtaaaacaaacaaacaaacaaatacattggACCTGTATGTGAGTAATATACATATAACAGcctataaacaaacacaaagacaactAGCACAGattctatatatttatttttttaatcaaaataaaaattaaattaaattaaattgcagcatttcctggaaaaaaaacaggagacaCATCAGTACATTAGTGCTTTTCTATGTTATTGttgattttaacattaataacaaattCAGTTGTGTGACAAACAGTGccaaattatattttcattcaaaGTGAACAGGACACACCTCTTAGTATTGGATTTTAGTGTCTGTTATACTTATGACCCACTGACTCTAAACcagttttaatatttattgcAAATTCCTGGGAAAACAAATTGTCCATCATCTCTGTAGCTATACTCGTTCAAAACATCTTTGAGTCCATAACATATTAATACTATTAtgcaaaggggaaaaaaaaaattacctgtgaaaacagctgctttctAAATGGCGTTCTCTGTTTTATCACTTTTGTAACTGTCTGTCAGCGATGACCTGAAAAATAAAGACTTGAAATTCCCTGCTTCTGCCACAAGGTGGACTCCTAGTCACTGTCATGGATTGTGACTCAAGTGAAGCTCAAACCTCTGAAGCACTGGAGCGTCTGTGTGTGGTGAACAATTACCAAGTCCTTTCTCACACTACATTGTATCCTGCTCACTCTCAtgca
This genomic window contains:
- the ythdf2 gene encoding YTH domain-containing family protein 2, coding for MSASSLLEQRPKGQANKVQNGAVTQKDTLNDDEFEPYLNTQARQSNAYTAMSDSYMPSYYSPSIGFSYSLNEAAWSSGGDPPMPYLASYGQLSNGEPHYLPDAMFGQPGPLGSNPFLGQHGFNFFPSGIDFSAWGNNSSQGQSGTPQSSGYSSSYAYAPSSLGGAMIDGQSPFAPAANEPLNKAPGMNSLDQGMAGLKISSAAPGGNGDMAPKVVGSGLPGGGPLGPVSSVGPPSMPPVSIAPAKPASWADIASKPAKPQPKLKTKGGMAGANLPPPPIKHNMDIGTWDNKGTMPKAATPQQVPPIPSNGQPPSQASPQPGATAAGHPQMPLSNGQLVTPVSQMGQHQLPPGGQPGMVSVPQPPLSQGPPPPTQQQPSQPTRWVPPRNRANGFGDAGGSGTGQSPPSSSGVGVVPGVPSEPHPVLEKLRMVNNYNPKDFDWNPKQGRVFIIKSYSEDDIHRSIKYNIWCSTEHGNKRLDAAYRSLGGKGPLYLLFSVNGSGHFCGVAEMRSPVDYNTSAGVWSQDKWKGRFDVRWIFVKDVPNSQLRHIRLENNENKPVTNSRDTQEVPLDKARQVLKIIAGFKHTTSIFDDFSHYEKRQEEEECVKKVEVQGNEPYPSNPSNRTHYRLQERQGRVK